In a genomic window of Salminus brasiliensis chromosome 12, fSalBra1.hap2, whole genome shotgun sequence:
- the LOC140573910 gene encoding hydroxyacylglutathione hydrolase-like protein isoform X1, protein MKVKVISVLEDNYMYLVIDEQSKEAIAIDPAVPHRLLEIVSREGVRLTALLTTHHHWDHARGNDALVKELPELRVYGGDDRIPGLTDKVTHGQELKFNAINVRCLFTPCHTSGHMCYFTWEDDCTDSPAVFTGDTLFIGGCGRFFEGTVEQMYHNLTEVLGTLPLDTKIFCGHEYTIKNLKFASLVEPENEKVKEMLSWARARDDDDKPTVPSTLLEEFEYNPFLRLSEESVQKFTGKTDPIEVLRVLRKEKDNFKKPKERVLPHAMLALEWGLLRP, encoded by the exons ATGAAGGTGAAGGTTATTTCAGTATTGGAGGACAACTACATGTACCTGGTTATAGATGAGCAAAGTAAAGAAGCCATTGCTATAGACCCTGCTGTGCCTCATCGG CTGCTTGAGATAGTGAGCAGGGAAGGAGTGAGACTCACAGCTTTGTTAACTACTCACCATCACTG GGACCATGCTCGGGGCAATGATGCCTTGGTCAAGGAACTGCCAGAGCTACGAGTGTATGGCGGGGATGATCGCATCCCTGGACTGACCGACAAAGTCACTCATGGCCAGGAGCTCAAG TTTAACGCTATAAATGTGAGGTGTCTGTTCACCCCTTGCCACACCTCAGGACACATGTGCTACTTCACATGGGAAGATGACTGCACTGATTCTCCAGCTGTATTCACTG GGGATACACTGTTTATAGGTGGATGTGGGAGATTCTTTGAGGGAACTGTGGAACAGATGTACCACAACCTGACTGAAGTGCTGGGGACTCTCCCACTGGACACG aaGATCTTCTGCGGTCATGAATACACCATAAAGAACCTGAAGTTTGCATCACTGGTGGAACCAGAGAACGAGAAGGTGAAGGAGATGCTCAGTTGGGCCAGG gcaAGGGATGATGATGACAAACCAACAGTACCGTCAACGCTACTGGAGGAATTTGAATATAATCCGTTCCTCCGTCTCTC TGAGGAGAGCGTGCAGAAGTTCACAGGGAAAACGGATCCTATCGAGGTTCTCCGTGTGCTACGTAAAGAGAAGGACAACTTCAAGAAGCCCAAAGAGAGAGTCCTTCCACATGCCATGCTAGCACTGGAATGGGGTCTGCTCAGGCCATGA
- the LOC140573910 gene encoding hydroxyacylglutathione hydrolase-like protein isoform X2, whose translation MKVKVISVLEDNYMYLVIDEQSKEAIAIDPAVPHRLLEIVSREGVRLTALLTTHHHWDHARGNDALVKELPELRVYGGDDRIPGLTDKVTHGQELKFNAINVRCLFTPCHTSGHMCYFTWEDDCTDSPAVFTGDTLFIGGCGRFFEGTVEQMYHNLTEVLGTLPLDTKIFCGHEYTIKNLKFASLVEPENEKARDDDDKPTVPSTLLEEFEYNPFLRLSEESVQKFTGKTDPIEVLRVLRKEKDNFKKPKERVLPHAMLALEWGLLRP comes from the exons ATGAAGGTGAAGGTTATTTCAGTATTGGAGGACAACTACATGTACCTGGTTATAGATGAGCAAAGTAAAGAAGCCATTGCTATAGACCCTGCTGTGCCTCATCGG CTGCTTGAGATAGTGAGCAGGGAAGGAGTGAGACTCACAGCTTTGTTAACTACTCACCATCACTG GGACCATGCTCGGGGCAATGATGCCTTGGTCAAGGAACTGCCAGAGCTACGAGTGTATGGCGGGGATGATCGCATCCCTGGACTGACCGACAAAGTCACTCATGGCCAGGAGCTCAAG TTTAACGCTATAAATGTGAGGTGTCTGTTCACCCCTTGCCACACCTCAGGACACATGTGCTACTTCACATGGGAAGATGACTGCACTGATTCTCCAGCTGTATTCACTG GGGATACACTGTTTATAGGTGGATGTGGGAGATTCTTTGAGGGAACTGTGGAACAGATGTACCACAACCTGACTGAAGTGCTGGGGACTCTCCCACTGGACACG aaGATCTTCTGCGGTCATGAATACACCATAAAGAACCTGAAGTTTGCATCACTGGTGGAACCAGAGAACGAGAAG gcaAGGGATGATGATGACAAACCAACAGTACCGTCAACGCTACTGGAGGAATTTGAATATAATCCGTTCCTCCGTCTCTC TGAGGAGAGCGTGCAGAAGTTCACAGGGAAAACGGATCCTATCGAGGTTCTCCGTGTGCTACGTAAAGAGAAGGACAACTTCAAGAAGCCCAAAGAGAGAGTCCTTCCACATGCCATGCTAGCACTGGAATGGGGTCTGCTCAGGCCATGA
- the narfl gene encoding cytosolic Fe-S cluster assembly factor narfl encodes MASNFSGVLQLTDLDDFITPSQECVKPVKVDKKQGRSVAKIQIEDDGSYFQVNQDGQRQKLEKAKITLNDCLACSGCITSAESILITQQSHEELYRVLRLNQQSSSAEKKVVVVSVSPQSRASLAARYSLSSSETARRLTAFFKNLGVHYVFDTGFSRTFSLLESQREFLKRFARKEEDKKALPMLASACPGWICYAEKTHGDFILPYISTTRSPQQMMGSLVKGFFAKQQGVEPQTIYHVTVMPCYDKKLEASRPDFYLNEFETREVDCVITSGEVLKMLEEEGVSLNDVEPASLDTMFSSVCGEELLCHAGSGSGGYLHHVYTHTAKQLFGIEVKDLTYKTLKNKDFQEVTLEKDGTVLLRFAATYGFRNIQNLVQKLKRGKSPYHFVEVMACPSGCLNGGGQLKPVAEQSNKELLQQVEDLYRAEQPSAPEEDTRVAELYHTWLESVGEESARQLLHTQYHAVEKSTNGLTIKW; translated from the exons ATGGCTTCTAACTTCAGCGGCGTCCTTCAGTTAACAGATCTGGATGATTTTATCACTCCATCGCAG GAATGTGTGAAACCAGTGAAAGTTGACAAGAAGCAAGGGAGATCCGTGGCCAAAATCCAAATAGAAGATGATGGCAGTTATTTTCAGGTCAATCAG GATGGCCAAAGGCAGAAGCTGGAGAAAGCTAAGATTACTTTGAATGACTGTCTGGCCTGCAGTGGTTGCATCACTTCAGCTGAGAGCATCTTAATCACCCAGCAGAGCCACGAGGAGCTGTACAGAGTGCTGCGCCTCAATCAG CAGAGTAGCAGTGCTGAgaagaaggtggtggtggtatcTGTGTCTCCACAGTCGCGGGCCTCACTAGCTGCCCGCTATAGCCTCAGCAGCAGTGAGACGGCCAGGAGGCTTACTGCCTTCTTTAAGAATCTTG GTGTTCATTACGTCTTTGACACTGGATTCAGTCGCACCTTCAGTCTGTTAGAGAGCCAAAGAGAGTTTCTGAAGAGGTTTGCTCGGAAAGAGGAGGACAAGAAAGCCTTACCCATGCTGGCATCTGCCTGCCCTG GCTGGATCTGCTATGCCGAGAAGACTCACGGTGACTTCATCCTGCCTTACATCAGCACAACCCGCTCCCCACAACAGATGATGGGCTCCCTAGTTAAGGGCTTCTTTGCCAAACAGCAG GGTGTTGAACCCCAGACAATCTATCATGTCACTGTGATGCCTTGCTATGACAAGAAACTGGAAGCTTCTAGACCTGATTTCTACCTTAATGAATTTGAGACCAGAGAAGTGGACTGTGTCATTACCTCAG GAGAAGTACTCAAGATGTTGGAAGAAGAAGGAGTGTCTCTGAATGATGTAGAACCAGCATCGTTAGACACAAT GTTCAGCAGCGTTTGTGGAGAGGAGTTGCTGTGTCATGCTGGGAGTGGTTCAGGGGGCTATCTTCATcatgtctacacacacactgccaaacagctCTTTGGAATTGAAGTGAAGGATCTTACATACAAGACACTCAA GAACAAAGACTTCCAGGAAGTCACCCTAGAAAAAGATGGAACGGTTCTTCTGCGCTTTGCCGCCACTTACGGCTTCCGAAACATTCAGAACCTTGTGCAGAAGTTGAAGAGAGGAAAGTCACCGTACCACTTTGTGGAAGTCATGGCATGTCCGTCTG GGTGCCTTAATGGAGGAGGGCAGCTGAAACCTGTCGCAGAACAGTCCAATAAGGAGCTGCTGCAGCAGGTAGAAGACCTGTACCGGGCAGAGCAGCCATCTGCACCTGAGGAGGATACTCGGGTGGCTGAGCTTTACCACACTTGGCTTGAAAGCGTAGGAGAGGAGAGCGCACGACAGCTGCTGCACACACAGTACCACGCTGTGGAGAAAAGTACCAATGGACTCACCATCAAGTGGTGA